The Spirosoma oryzicola region ATGGTGGTGGTGGTGGTACTGCTGGTGGTAGTGGTGGTACTGCTGGTGGTGGTGGTAGTGGTGGTAGTGGTGGTGGTGGTGGTGGGCTCCTGGGTAATGGTACTGGTGATGGTGGTGGCAAAGCCTTTATCAACGGAGGAGATGGCGGCTCTAGTGCTAGTATAGGTAGTTTTGGTGGTGGTGGTAGTGGTAATGGTACTGGTGCTGGTGGTGGTGGTGGCTACTCTGGTGGTGGTGGTGGTGGCTTCTCTCGTGGTCGTGGTAGTAGTGGCGGGGGGGGCGGCTCGTTCACGGCGGGTACTCGGCTGTTTGAACGGAGTGGCGCTACCGATGGTAACTCGGGCGATGGCCTAGTTACCATCACTTATGTATCCCCTTGTACGCCCTTCACCGTCAACCTGCTCGATGATAGCCCCCTGACCTGCGTCAAGAAAAGCGTCACACTCACCACCACCCGCGGGCCTACCGGGGCAACCTATGCCTATAGCCCAGGCGCTCAGGCTAGCTCAACCAGCAGTGCCACCGCTACAGTGACCAACTCGGGTCCCTATAGCGTCACGGTAACTGTACCCGGCGGCTGCTCGGCCACGGCCACGACGAACGTTACCAGTAACACCATTGCTCCAGCGGCACCCCTCATTGCTACCCAGTCGGGCGGGCCTTACCCAGCAAATGTGAGCAGTCTGACTATTTCTCAAAATACGGGCAACGTGATCCTGGCCGTTTCGGGTTGTCAGGACGGTACTATCAACTGGAACGGAGGCAACAGCCCCACGTTGGCGGTCTCAACGGCTAACCTGGGCACGCAAAGCTTTACGGCTACCTGCACCAGTACCCAGAACGGCTGCACCAGCTCCATCGGCACCGCCACGGTGACGGTCGTTGCGCCCACGCTCAAAGTACTTTCACGTGATCCTGATAATGGGCTCTTGAACACTAACACGCTCAAGCCCTATCTGTTGCTGCAAAATGCGGGCACTACGCCCATTCCCTACAACACCATCACCCTACGCTATTGGCTGACGACCGAGGATAATGTCGGTCTGGTCTTCCAGAAGAACTACGTGCAGATTGGGCCAAACAACCTCAACCTGCGCTACGTACCACTGGCTACTCCCCGTCAGGGGGCCACGGGCTACATCGAGTATAGCTTCACTGCGGGGGCGGGCAGTCTGGCACCAAACGGCGATTCGGGACCGCTGGAAGTGCAGGCCAACAAGCAGGATTACAGTAACTTCTTCCAGGGCGACGACTATTCCTATAGCACCAACGGCAGTTATACGCTCAACCCCCGCATCACGGCCTACCAGAACGGCACCATCTTCTATGGTCAGGAGCCTACTTCTGTCAACTCGCAGACGGCGGTGCAGGTCTATTCAGCGCCCAAAGAGGGAATCACTGCTTATCAGGTGCAGCCCCGGCTGGAACTACGCAACACGGGCAACGTAGCCCTGTCAGTCCCTGATTTTCGATTACGCTACTATTTTACCTCCGACAACAACCAACCAGCCAACGTCTATGTCGATTATGCCGACATCGGCGCGGCCAACGTGCGAGCCCGGGTGATCAAGTTACCCGCGCCAGTCGGCGGAGCTGACAGCTACGTCGAGTTGCGCTTTACCGGTGGCCCCCTGACGCTCAATCCAGGCAGTAGCTTAGGAGCCATCGATCTACGGATTGTGCGATCAGACAACGGGCTTTTTGATCAAAGCAACGACTACTCCTATGCGCCTAACTACAGCGGTCTGGGGCTGAACAATCGCATCACGGTGCTGCTCAACAACCGGCTTATATTTGGCACTCCTCCAACGGGTGCACCGGCCCGGGTAGGGTCTGATGAGCGGGTCGGGTCGTTGTCGGTGAAGGTGCTGGGTAACCCCGTAGTCGGTCAAACAGCCGAGGTCGAGATAAGCGGTGTGAGTGGTCAGGATGTACAGCTGAAGCTAGTCGATCTGCAGGGTAAAACGCTGCACGGTCAGAGTATCAAGCAGGCTGGTTTAGTGGAACGGATCAGTTTACCAGTGGGTAACGCCCAGGGCATTCTCTTACTGGATGTGAGCACAGCAACCCAGCGTCAGCAGGTCAAGCTGTTGCGGCCCTAGGATAGTCAAAAAACTAGTCCATAAGAAGCCCGGCTAGTCTCCCCGCTGCCGGGCTTCTTATAGGTATAAAACCCGTAAAGCCACAATCGTCACACAAACGGTAATTATTGGCTAGACAAGCCTAGACGTGATTTTAGGAATAGGCCTGTCATTAAGCTAGAGGTTGGGGCTGTGTCATTTATTGGCTCTGGTGGGCTGAATTTTATGATTAATAAGGCGTATTGACCCGTATTTGTTACAATTCGGATAGTGTTTGGGCGATTTTGGATAGTTGCACCCCTAGCCTCGGTTTATCTTTGCTGCCGCTTCCCAGGACATTTGTTGATTCATATGTACAGGAATTAATGATTGATAAGGCGTAGCTAATGAGGTCACGTTCAGCTAAAACAGCCTCATTTTCGTTACTGTATATATGTAAATACTAGTATATTTGTATGTGTACGAGACGCCATTTTTTTAACCCTTTGGCGTAAAAGTATGTGAGTAAAATCTATAGGT contains the following coding sequences:
- a CDS encoding cellulose binding domain-containing protein, producing MKTRFTRKARRLAACWQWGLALLLGGSVATGVQAQNSGSVTTTQSFSYTGQIETWMVPTSVTSLTIEAKGAEGGDIVNSIVSAGKGAIVMAQIIVTPGQSLSILVGQRLDGRAAGGGGSFVVGPGSPGNPTPLVIAGGGAGAADLDSPTKHGRTTNDGGGGGTAGGSGGTAGGGGSGGSGGGGGGLLGNGTGDGGGKAFINGGDGGSSASIGSFGGGGSGNGTGAGGGGGYSGGGGGGFSRGRGSSGGGGGSFTAGTRLFERSGATDGNSGDGLVTITYVSPCTPFTVNLLDDSPLTCVKKSVTLTTTRGPTGATYAYSPGAQASSTSSATATVTNSGPYSVTVTVPGGCSATATTNVTSNTIAPAAPLIATQSGGPYPANVSSLTISQNTGNVILAVSGCQDGTINWNGGNSPTLAVSTANLGTQSFTATCTSTQNGCTSSIGTATVTVVAPTLKVLSRDPDNGLLNTNTLKPYLLLQNAGTTPIPYNTITLRYWLTTEDNVGLVFQKNYVQIGPNNLNLRYVPLATPRQGATGYIEYSFTAGAGSLAPNGDSGPLEVQANKQDYSNFFQGDDYSYSTNGSYTLNPRITAYQNGTIFYGQEPTSVNSQTAVQVYSAPKEGITAYQVQPRLELRNTGNVALSVPDFRLRYYFTSDNNQPANVYVDYADIGAANVRARVIKLPAPVGGADSYVELRFTGGPLTLNPGSSLGAIDLRIVRSDNGLFDQSNDYSYAPNYSGLGLNNRITVLLNNRLIFGTPPTGAPARVGSDERVGSLSVKVLGNPVVGQTAEVEISGVSGQDVQLKLVDLQGKTLHGQSIKQAGLVERISLPVGNAQGILLLDVSTATQRQQVKLLRP